A genomic region of Leptotrichia hofstadii contains the following coding sequences:
- the rpsP gene encoding 30S ribosomal protein S16, translated as MLKLRLTRLGRKKVPFYRIAAMEALSKRDGKAVAYLGTFNPLAEEGKQVVLKEEEILKYLSHGAQPTETVKSILTKAGIWAKFQETKKK; from the coding sequence ATGTTAAAATTAAGATTAACTAGATTAGGAAGAAAAAAAGTTCCTTTTTATAGAATAGCGGCTATGGAAGCTTTATCAAAAAGAGATGGAAAAGCAGTTGCTTACTTAGGAACATTCAATCCGCTTGCTGAAGAAGGAAAACAAGTAGTATTAAAAGAGGAAGAAATCTTAAAATACTTATCACATGGAGCTCAACCAACTGAAACTGTTAAAAGCATTTTAACAAAAGCAGGAATCTGGGCAAAATTCCAAGAAACTAAGAAAAAATAG
- the ilvC gene encoding ketol-acid reductoisomerase codes for MAGNILGTTVYYDADCDLSKLEGKKITVLGYGSQGHAHSLNLREGGFDVTVGLRKGSKSWDEATEAGFTVKETADAVKGADIVMILIPDEIQADVYASDIAPNLKEGAYIAFGHGFNIHFGKIVPREDISVFMVAPKGPGHLVRRTFQEGSGVPCLVAVYQDAKGDTMEVAKAWASAIGGGRSGILETTFKQETETDLFGEQAVLCGGVVELMKVGFEVLTEAGYDPVNAYFECLHEMKLIVDLIYEGGLATMRSSISNTAEYGDYITGPKIITAETKEAMKQVLADIQSGKFANDFLADSKAGQPFLKEKRAEFANHDVEKVGAELRKLMPWIKK; via the coding sequence ATGGCAGGAAATATTTTAGGAACAACAGTTTATTATGATGCTGACTGTGATTTGAGTAAATTGGAAGGTAAAAAAATTACTGTATTGGGATATGGTTCGCAAGGGCATGCGCACTCTCTAAATTTAAGAGAAGGTGGATTTGATGTAACTGTTGGACTTAGAAAAGGTTCAAAATCTTGGGATGAGGCTACTGAAGCAGGGTTTACAGTAAAAGAAACTGCAGATGCTGTAAAAGGTGCAGATATAGTTATGATTTTGATTCCAGATGAAATTCAGGCTGATGTATATGCATCTGATATTGCACCAAACTTGAAAGAAGGAGCTTACATTGCATTTGGACACGGATTTAACATTCATTTTGGAAAAATTGTTCCAAGAGAAGATATAAGCGTATTCATGGTTGCGCCAAAAGGACCTGGACACTTAGTAAGAAGAACTTTCCAAGAAGGAAGTGGAGTACCTTGTCTAGTAGCTGTTTATCAAGATGCTAAAGGAGACACAATGGAAGTTGCCAAAGCATGGGCATCAGCTATTGGTGGAGGAAGATCAGGAATCCTTGAAACTACATTCAAGCAAGAAACAGAAACAGATTTATTCGGTGAACAGGCTGTATTATGTGGTGGAGTAGTAGAACTTATGAAAGTAGGATTTGAAGTATTGACAGAAGCTGGATACGATCCTGTAAATGCTTATTTTGAATGCTTGCACGAAATGAAACTTATCGTAGACTTGATTTACGAAGGTGGACTGGCAACAATGAGAAGTTCAATTTCAAATACTGCTGAATATGGAGATTACATCACAGGGCCAAAAATTATAACTGCTGAAACAAAAGAAGCTATGAAACAAGTATTAGCAGATATTCAATCAGGTAAATTTGCAAATGACTTCTTAGCAGACTCAAAAGCAGGGCAACCGTTCTTGAAAGAAAAGAGAGCAGAATTTGCAAATCATGATGTAGAAAAAGTTGGGGCTGAATTAAGAAAACTTATGCCTTGGATTAAAAAGTAA
- a CDS encoding DMT family transporter: MDKSRKFMAVILALLAAIFYAINTPFSKVLLNKVPPTLMASFLYLGAGMGVGIMYLFRRKAEEKYKKLNKEDLPYTIGMIVLDIAAPVFLMIGINIGSASNASLLGNFEIVATTIIALLIFREKVTSKLWIAIGFITVSSIVLSVEGAESFKFSLGSLFVILATCCWGLENNCTRKISDKSTYEIVLLKGFFSGSGSFIVALILGERIPEIKYIIAALLLGFVAYGLSIFMYIRAQRDLGAAKTSAYYAVAPFVGTFLAFIVNGEKLTLVYFIGLVFMIIGSVIVVYDTMVKRHSHSHSHIIVHTHDGKTHTHIITHEHEHSHFISEKKHNHKHKDYINSKEHKLIHEKEL; the protein is encoded by the coding sequence ATGGATAAAAGCAGAAAATTTATGGCAGTAATTTTAGCATTGCTTGCGGCTATTTTTTATGCAATAAATACACCGTTTTCTAAAGTACTTTTAAATAAGGTTCCTCCCACATTGATGGCATCTTTTTTATATTTGGGAGCTGGAATGGGCGTAGGTATTATGTACTTGTTTCGTAGGAAAGCCGAAGAAAAGTATAAAAAGTTGAATAAGGAAGATCTTCCTTATACTATTGGAATGATTGTCCTTGATATTGCGGCACCTGTATTCCTGATGATTGGTATAAATATTGGTTCAGCCTCAAATGCTTCACTGCTTGGTAACTTTGAAATTGTAGCAACAACAATTATTGCTCTTTTAATATTTAGGGAAAAAGTAACATCAAAGTTATGGATTGCTATTGGCTTTATCACAGTGTCAAGTATAGTTCTTTCAGTTGAAGGGGCTGAAAGTTTCAAGTTCTCATTAGGTTCATTGTTTGTTATACTGGCAACTTGCTGTTGGGGACTTGAAAATAACTGCACTAGAAAAATTTCAGATAAAAGTACTTATGAGATTGTTTTGCTGAAAGGCTTTTTCTCTGGCAGCGGCTCATTTATAGTCGCCCTTATTTTGGGAGAAAGAATTCCTGAAATCAAATATATAATAGCTGCTTTGTTACTTGGATTTGTGGCATACGGACTCAGCATTTTTATGTATATCAGGGCACAAAGGGATTTAGGCGCTGCAAAAACTAGTGCATATTATGCTGTAGCTCCGTTTGTAGGAACTTTTTTAGCATTTATAGTAAATGGAGAAAAACTTACTTTGGTATATTTCATTGGTCTTGTTTTTATGATAATCGGCAGCGTAATTGTTGTATATGATACAATGGTTAAACGTCACAGTCATAGTCATTCTCACATAATTGTTCATACGCATGATGGGAAAACACATACTCATATTATCACGCATGAACATGAGCATAGTCATTTTATATCAGAGAAAAAGCATAATCATAAACATAAAGATTATATAAATAGCAAAGAACATAAATTGATACATGAAAAGGAATTGTAG
- the leuB gene encoding 3-isopropylmalate dehydrogenase, translated as MNYKIAVLNGDGIGPEIVAEAIKVLDKVGEKFGHQFEYVRGYLGGESVDKYGVPLSSETVEVCKNSDAILLGAIGGPKWDNIEPEKRPERGLLAIRKELGVYTNLRPAILFKSLKSASPLKEEIIGDGLDVMIVRELTGGLYFGHREYSDEKAFDTLPYTRPEIERIAKKAFEIAKLRNKKLTSVDKHNVLDTSKLWRKVVEEISKDYPEVEVSHMYVDNAAMQLIANPRQFDVILTENMFGDILSDEASMLTGSLGMLPSASLGDGKVGLYEPSHGSAPDIAGKNIANPIATILSAVMMLRYSFNLQKEADAIEKAVEEVLQEGFRTADIYTDGMKKVGTDEMGTEIANRI; from the coding sequence ATGAACTACAAAATTGCAGTATTAAATGGAGATGGAATTGGACCGGAAATAGTGGCTGAGGCGATAAAGGTTTTAGACAAGGTTGGAGAGAAGTTTGGACATCAATTTGAGTATGTTCGGGGGTATCTTGGAGGGGAGTCTGTGGATAAGTATGGAGTTCCTTTGTCAAGTGAAACTGTGGAAGTTTGTAAAAATAGTGATGCTATTTTGCTTGGGGCTATTGGCGGGCCTAAATGGGATAATATTGAGCCTGAGAAACGTCCTGAGAGAGGGCTTCTTGCGATTAGGAAGGAACTTGGAGTTTATACGAATTTACGTCCTGCGATTTTGTTTAAATCGTTAAAAAGTGCAAGTCCTTTGAAGGAAGAAATAATTGGAGATGGGCTTGATGTGATGATAGTAAGGGAACTTACTGGAGGGCTTTATTTTGGGCATAGGGAATATTCTGATGAAAAGGCGTTTGATACACTTCCTTACACAAGACCTGAAATTGAAAGAATTGCGAAAAAAGCATTTGAAATTGCAAAACTTAGAAATAAAAAACTTACGAGTGTAGATAAACACAATGTTTTGGATACTTCAAAATTGTGGAGAAAAGTAGTGGAGGAAATTTCAAAAGATTATCCAGAAGTGGAAGTTTCACACATGTATGTGGATAATGCCGCAATGCAGCTAATTGCCAATCCTAGACAATTTGATGTGATTTTGACTGAAAATATGTTTGGAGATATTTTGTCAGATGAGGCTTCAATGCTTACAGGATCGCTTGGAATGTTACCATCAGCTAGTCTTGGAGATGGAAAAGTCGGACTTTATGAACCAAGTCACGGTTCAGCACCTGATATTGCTGGAAAAAATATTGCAAACCCAATAGCGACAATACTTTCAGCAGTAATGATGTTAAGATATTCATTTAATCTTCAAAAAGAGGCTGATGCAATAGAAAAGGCTGTGGAAGAAGTACTGCAAGAAGGATTTAGAACAGCTGATATTTATACAGATGGTATGAAAAAGGTTGGAACTGATGAAATGGGAACTGAAATTGCTAATAGAATTTAA
- a CDS encoding dTMP kinase has translation MGKLIIIEGTDGSGKQTQAELLYKKLKEIKGEGKVKKISFPNYESRASEPVKMYLAGEFGKTAESVNAYAASVLYSVDRFASFKTDWEEFYNDGGIVISDRYTISNMIHQVPKILDKSKREIYLNWLIDLEWEKIAIPEPDVIFFLDISFEFSQQLMKNRENKITGEKEKDIHEKDKNYLKNAYEVAKELSEKYKWNVISCVKDDKLRTIEDINDEIMKTTLKKI, from the coding sequence ATGGGAAAATTGATAATTATAGAAGGCACAGATGGCAGTGGAAAACAGACACAGGCGGAATTGCTTTATAAAAAATTAAAAGAAATAAAAGGGGAAGGAAAAGTAAAAAAAATATCTTTTCCAAATTATGAAAGCAGAGCTTCTGAGCCTGTAAAAATGTATCTTGCAGGCGAATTTGGAAAAACAGCCGAAAGTGTCAATGCTTATGCGGCTTCTGTACTTTATTCAGTTGACAGGTTTGCCTCGTTTAAGACTGATTGGGAAGAGTTTTACAATGATGGGGGAATTGTGATTAGCGACAGGTATACAATTTCAAACATGATTCATCAGGTGCCAAAAATTTTGGATAAATCTAAACGTGAAATATATTTGAACTGGCTAATAGACTTGGAATGGGAAAAAATAGCGATACCAGAGCCAGATGTTATATTTTTCCTGGATATTTCTTTTGAATTTAGCCAGCAGCTTATGAAAAACAGGGAGAATAAGATAACTGGAGAAAAAGAGAAGGATATTCACGAAAAAGATAAAAATTACTTGAAAAATGCCTATGAAGTGGCAAAGGAACTATCGGAAAAATATAAGTGGAATGTAATTTCCTGCGTTAAAGATGACAAATTAAGAACAATAGAGGATATAAACGATGAGATAATGAAAACAACTTTAAAAAAAATATAG
- a CDS encoding DNA alkylation repair protein, giving the protein MNFNKLYEEMIQHKNEEQAQRMSKYMLNKFEYIGIKTPERREIFKNFFKEYKNGEKIDWEFVNKCWENKCREFQYIAADYLKNMKDKLTIDDIPKFKQLILEKSWWDTIDNLDMTIGALALKDSNVNKILLEWSLDENIWLRRIAIDHQLLRKEKTDIELLEKILKNNLEQTEFFINKAIGWALRDYSKTNPEWVKTFIEKNRENMAKLSIKEASKYL; this is encoded by the coding sequence ATGAATTTTAATAAACTTTATGAAGAAATGATTCAGCATAAAAATGAAGAACAGGCTCAAAGAATGTCAAAATATATGCTTAATAAATTTGAATACATTGGAATCAAGACACCAGAAAGACGGGAAATATTTAAAAATTTTTTCAAGGAATACAAGAATGGAGAAAAAATCGACTGGGAATTTGTAAATAAATGCTGGGAAAATAAGTGCAGGGAATTTCAGTATATTGCAGCAGATTACCTAAAGAATATGAAAGATAAGTTGACAATAGATGATATTCCCAAGTTTAAACAGTTAATCTTGGAAAAATCGTGGTGGGATACGATAGACAATTTAGATATGACAATAGGAGCTTTGGCATTAAAAGATTCAAATGTGAATAAAATATTGCTGGAATGGAGTCTTGATGAAAATATTTGGCTCAGAAGAATTGCGATTGATCATCAGCTTTTGAGAAAAGAAAAAACAGATATTGAATTGTTGGAAAAAATTTTGAAAAACAATTTGGAACAGACGGAATTTTTTATCAATAAGGCGATAGGCTGGGCTTTGAGAGATTATAGCAAGACTAATCCTGAGTGGGTAAAAACTTTTATTGAGAAAAATAGAGAAAATATGGCAAAATTAAGTATTAAAGAAGCTAGTAAATATTTGTAA
- a CDS encoding ABC transporter ATP-binding protein: MEEILHYENVTFKRNGREILKGIDWHINKGENWVLLGLNGSGKSTLLGMIPAYIFPTSGEVRVFGHKFGNYSWKKIKNRVGFVSSTLNNFSSTLNGEKLEDVVISGKFSSIGIYDEVTDEDREKADKIIEDFRISYIKSNHFGTLSQGEQRRTLLARAFMNEPDLLILDEPCSGLDVTSREYFLKVLEENSKNDNAIPFIYVTHQIEEIMPSVTHVALLHDGKILAKGLKKDILTGKLLSQMFGLDVKIVWENERPWMIVR; the protein is encoded by the coding sequence ATGGAAGAAATATTACACTATGAAAATGTAACTTTTAAGCGTAATGGAAGAGAAATATTGAAAGGAATTGACTGGCATATAAATAAAGGTGAGAATTGGGTACTTTTGGGACTTAATGGTTCTGGAAAGTCAACCCTTCTTGGAATGATACCAGCCTACATTTTTCCAACTTCTGGAGAAGTGAGAGTTTTTGGTCATAAATTTGGTAATTATTCTTGGAAAAAAATAAAGAATCGAGTCGGATTTGTAAGTTCCACATTAAATAATTTTTCAAGCACATTAAATGGCGAAAAACTGGAAGATGTTGTAATTTCTGGAAAGTTTAGTTCTATTGGGATTTATGATGAAGTTACAGATGAGGACAGGGAAAAGGCGGATAAGATTATTGAGGATTTTAGGATTTCGTATATAAAAAGTAATCATTTTGGCACTTTGTCACAAGGAGAGCAACGACGGACATTGCTTGCAAGAGCGTTTATGAATGAGCCTGATTTGCTTATACTGGACGAGCCTTGTTCAGGGCTTGATGTAACTTCGAGAGAGTATTTTTTGAAAGTGCTTGAGGAAAATTCCAAAAATGATAATGCAATACCATTTATTTACGTAACTCATCAGATTGAAGAAATTATGCCGTCAGTAACTCACGTGGCACTTCTTCACGATGGAAAGATTTTGGCAAAAGGGCTTAAAAAGGATATTTTAACAGGTAAATTGCTTTCTCAGATGTTTGGTTTGGATGTGAAGATTGTATGGGAAAATGAAAGACCTTGGATGATTGTGAGATGA
- a CDS encoding integrase core domain-containing protein, with the protein MKSKQVTTDRGSQYISKEYRKFCAKKGISISYSRKGNPYDNACIESFHATLKKEYVHNENFENLESLRSGMYKYIEIWYNNSRIHSKI; encoded by the coding sequence ATAAAATCTAAACAAGTTACAACAGATAGAGGAAGCCAGTATATTAGTAAAGAATATCGTAAATTTTGTGCAAAAAAAGGCATAAGCATATCTTACAGCAGAAAAGGAAATCCTTATGATAATGCATGTATAGAATCATTCCATGCAACATTGAAAAAAGAATATGTACATAATGAAAACTTTGAAAATCTAGAAAGTTTAAGAAGTGGAATGTACAAGTATATAGAAATATGGTATAATAACAGCAGAATACACAGTAAAATATGA
- a CDS encoding bifunctional folylpolyglutamate synthase/dihydrofolate synthase, producing MKVDEVLEKIFNMRTINKRITNESLKQNNEKLRKIYELLGKPCKNKKIIHIAGTNGKGSTATFLEGIFFAAGYSVAKFTSPHILRFNERILVDKEMISDVDVVKYYEAVMDILEKTSLQINFFEITTFMALLYFEAKNPDFIFLETGLGGRYDATNVVNSAIAVITNVSFDHISLLGNSLEKIADRKAGIIKDGQLCIYAQNLAELENAVKKETNNSVNVLKKYENLQVELDTQNYKTIVKILENENLDESENIEDKKNKHNLEKIFKLPLFGKFQANNFLIAYEIAKIYGISDEIIQKGLDEISLAGRFEIFSQNPDTILDVAHNDDSVRVLVENLNELFKNDEVIFILSILGTKDIANIFEKILEKNYKIFITSLKDVTYGLSANEIKKNLENANILTNNIIFEDNILDAYNQAKQMVLEKNSRYKAIVVCGSFYEIAKFKKLCGKRDEHLKGNYFTPV from the coding sequence ATGAAAGTAGATGAAGTTCTAGAAAAAATTTTTAATATGAGAACAATTAATAAAAGAATAACCAATGAATCTTTGAAACAAAATAATGAAAAGTTGAGAAAAATTTATGAGTTGCTGGGAAAGCCGTGTAAAAATAAGAAAATTATTCATATTGCAGGAACGAATGGGAAAGGTTCGACGGCTACATTTTTAGAGGGTATTTTTTTTGCAGCGGGATATTCTGTTGCAAAGTTTACTTCGCCACATATTTTACGGTTTAATGAGAGAATTTTAGTAGATAAAGAGATGATTTCTGATGTGGATGTTGTGAAGTATTATGAAGCTGTTATGGATATTTTGGAAAAAACCTCGTTGCAGATAAATTTTTTTGAGATAACGACTTTTATGGCTTTACTTTATTTTGAGGCAAAAAATCCTGACTTTATATTTCTGGAAACTGGTCTTGGTGGAAGATACGACGCTACAAATGTTGTAAATTCGGCAATTGCGGTTATAACAAATGTGAGTTTTGATCATATCAGCCTTTTGGGAAATTCACTTGAAAAGATTGCAGACAGGAAAGCGGGGATTATAAAGGACGGACAGCTGTGCATTTATGCCCAGAATTTGGCTGAATTGGAGAATGCTGTAAAAAAGGAAACTAATAATTCGGTAAATGTCTTGAAAAAGTATGAGAATTTACAAGTTGAACTGGATACTCAAAATTATAAGACAATTGTGAAGATTTTGGAAAATGAAAATTTAGATGAATCTGAAAATATTGAAGATAAAAAAAATAAACATAATTTGGAAAAAATATTTAAATTGCCACTTTTTGGAAAATTTCAGGCAAACAATTTTTTGATTGCTTACGAAATTGCTAAGATTTATGGTATCAGCGATGAAATTATTCAGAAAGGGCTTGATGAAATTTCGCTGGCTGGGCGGTTTGAGATTTTTTCACAAAATCCAGATACAATACTGGATGTGGCTCATAATGATGATTCTGTACGAGTTCTTGTAGAAAATTTGAATGAACTTTTTAAAAATGATGAAGTAATTTTTATTCTTTCGATACTTGGAACAAAGGACATTGCAAATATTTTTGAGAAAATTTTGGAAAAAAATTACAAAATCTTTATAACTTCTCTAAAAGACGTTACTTACGGACTTTCTGCCAATGAAATAAAGAAAAATCTGGAAAATGCAAATATTTTGACAAATAATATTATTTTTGAAGATAATATTTTAGATGCCTATAATCAAGCAAAACAAATGGTTTTGGAAAAGAATAGCCGGTATAAGGCGATAGTGGTTTGTGGCTCTTTTTATGAAATTGCGAAATTTAAGAAGCTTTGTGGCAAGAGGGATGAGCATTTAAAAGGGAATTATTTCACGCCTGTATAG
- a CDS encoding TerD family protein: protein MIKSINNITLRHLNGIYIQKDELKKIDNNRNFFDENRNTLSVSEFATIVKKFQGFGYTFEKDLAYIISRLDREYAILLCEEVLENIKEFKSDKNYTIFYKNFPNEVINMEKADIYLNQILHYWFGYLPYENTEKEDLGSEPAELFTLSHLKFVGDQEIETLFVNLLSSNITLSQQYLDDVCFLSDGFSDEELEQYCDNIQMKETLTTLASHTLKHRNFLAGNFNTATDILRLITKISNDKLNENNILNTKHIHFKYFNRTELNLIMEKLDSISNILPDIKRYRKVWHKFFMFYAKKINLKKYKNVKKAIDMLFGEFFFETEKGYFNKMSVNIQNLNNDELKIFITKFSKYSGDYVRNVLSLLNNASETQYEIITNGLKNCMKDVNNRILFQLYDRILNLLEKENLKNIVKKQEISEEKSKNFFKIRNIFRSTINKDENLENKEIENNEIEQETEIIPRIVNSKGTWRKLDETVFLNESLLKFLLETVKNGILENLKLKNPLENIFIDESYKNIAITTSEKDSNISLKPMTRGSRFSFNNDAEVLRFFVGWKNIKEKKNDIRVDIDLSVICFDENFKFLKTVAYYNQVEPNFVFSGDITNAPNGALEFIDVYNLEKLKNSDTRYVLMEIRSYNGFSFEEIGSVYAGVLELTKKEAMSDKNLYSSAVTQGFQILSNTRTTNTILIDFEKNEYIWIDMNMPVSENFSSNNYLNQTDIAHLEDVLKYFVNKKYVTMYELLQLNAIARGTQVFEKENADIIFDKLDNDNPLPLNDILANYF, encoded by the coding sequence ATGATAAAATCTATAAATAATATAACTTTAAGACATTTAAATGGTATTTATATTCAAAAAGATGAACTAAAAAAAATTGATAATAACAGGAATTTCTTTGATGAAAATAGAAATACATTGTCTGTTAGTGAATTTGCAACTATCGTAAAAAAATTTCAAGGATTTGGTTATACTTTTGAAAAAGACTTGGCTTATATAATCTCTAGATTGGATAGAGAATATGCAATTTTATTATGTGAAGAAGTATTGGAAAATATAAAAGAGTTTAAATCTGATAAAAATTATACTATTTTTTATAAAAATTTTCCAAACGAAGTGATAAATATGGAAAAAGCCGATATTTATTTAAATCAGATTTTACACTACTGGTTTGGATATTTACCATATGAAAATACTGAAAAAGAAGATTTAGGATCAGAACCAGCTGAATTATTTACACTTTCTCATTTAAAGTTTGTAGGAGATCAAGAAATTGAAACACTTTTTGTGAACTTACTTTCAAGTAATATTACACTTTCCCAGCAATATTTAGATGATGTTTGTTTTCTATCTGACGGATTTTCTGATGAAGAACTTGAACAATATTGTGATAATATTCAAATGAAAGAAACTTTGACAACGCTTGCCAGTCATACTTTGAAACATAGAAATTTTTTGGCTGGAAATTTTAACACTGCAACTGATATTTTACGATTAATTACGAAAATTTCAAATGATAAACTTAATGAAAATAATATTTTGAATACAAAACATATACATTTTAAATATTTTAATCGAACCGAATTAAATTTAATTATGGAAAAATTGGATAGTATTTCAAATATTTTACCAGATATTAAAAGATACAGAAAAGTTTGGCATAAGTTTTTTATGTTTTATGCGAAAAAAATTAATTTGAAAAAATATAAAAATGTTAAAAAAGCAATTGATATGCTGTTTGGAGAGTTTTTTTTTGAAACAGAAAAAGGGTATTTTAATAAAATGAGCGTTAATATTCAAAATCTGAACAATGATGAATTGAAAATTTTTATTACCAAATTTTCAAAATACTCTGGAGATTATGTCAGAAATGTTTTATCCCTTTTAAATAATGCCAGCGAAACTCAATATGAAATTATTACAAACGGATTAAAAAATTGTATGAAAGATGTAAATAATCGTATTCTTTTTCAACTTTATGATAGAATTTTGAATTTATTGGAAAAAGAAAATTTGAAAAATATTGTTAAAAAACAGGAAATAAGCGAAGAAAAAAGTAAAAACTTTTTTAAGATTAGAAATATTTTTAGAAGTACCATTAATAAGGATGAAAATTTAGAAAACAAAGAAATTGAAAATAATGAAATTGAGCAAGAAACCGAAATTATTCCAAGAATTGTAAATAGTAAAGGAACTTGGAGAAAATTAGATGAAACTGTATTTTTGAATGAAAGTTTACTAAAATTTTTACTTGAAACTGTAAAAAATGGAATTTTGGAAAATTTAAAATTAAAAAATCCGCTAGAAAATATTTTCATTGATGAAAGCTATAAAAATATTGCAATTACAACAAGTGAAAAAGATAGTAATATTTCCCTTAAACCGATGACAAGAGGATCAAGATTTTCATTTAATAATGATGCGGAAGTTTTAAGATTTTTTGTTGGCTGGAAAAATATTAAAGAAAAGAAAAATGATATACGAGTTGATATTGATTTATCGGTTATTTGTTTTGATGAAAATTTCAAATTTTTGAAAACAGTCGCTTATTATAATCAAGTTGAACCTAATTTTGTATTTAGTGGGGATATTACAAATGCACCAAATGGAGCTTTGGAATTTATTGATGTTTATAATTTGGAAAAATTGAAAAATTCTGACACTCGTTATGTTCTTATGGAAATCCGTTCATATAATGGATTTTCTTTTGAAGAAATTGGAAGTGTGTATGCTGGAGTGCTTGAACTGACAAAAAAAGAGGCTATGAGTGACAAAAATCTTTATTCATCAGCAGTTACACAAGGTTTTCAAATTTTGTCAAATACAAGAACAACTAATACAATTTTGATTGATTTTGAAAAAAATGAATATATCTGGATTGATATGAATATGCCTGTTTCTGAAAACTTTTCTTCCAATAATTATTTGAATCAAACGGATATTGCCCATTTGGAAGATGTGCTTAAATATTTTGTGAATAAAAAATATGTTACAATGTATGAACTTTTACAATTAAATGCAATAGCCAGAGGAACACAGGTTTTTGAAAAAGAAAATGCAGATATTATTTTCGATAAACTTGATAATGATAATCCATTGCCTTTAAATGATATTTTAGCAAATTATTTTTAA
- a CDS encoding FxLYD domain-containing protein: MKKIIMIMGTALVLSSCGVVGAAGSIAGGTIKAAGTVTGAVIKTTGNIIGGIIGGNDGEINAKGVKYKFSKAKVENDGNTTIVTGVLTNSGSRKENVTIEIPCFDKKGTKVGDAVDSTDSIDKNKKWEFRAVLNSGDVKACKVKDAYVNAQ; the protein is encoded by the coding sequence ATGAAAAAAATAATAATGATAATGGGAACGGCTCTTGTTCTTTCATCTTGTGGAGTTGTTGGAGCGGCAGGAAGTATTGCTGGAGGGACAATTAAAGCGGCTGGAACTGTTACAGGAGCGGTAATTAAGACAACTGGAAATATTATTGGCGGAATAATCGGCGGAAATGATGGAGAAATTAATGCGAAAGGTGTTAAGTATAAATTTTCTAAGGCAAAAGTTGAAAATGATGGGAATACGACAATTGTAACAGGAGTTTTAACAAATAGTGGAAGCAGAAAGGAAAATGTTACTATTGAAATCCCTTGCTTTGATAAAAAAGGAACAAAAGTCGGAGATGCTGTGGACAGCACTGATTCCATTGATAAAAATAAAAAATGGGAATTTAGGGCTGTTCTAAATTCGGGAGATGTAAAGGCGTGTAAAGTGAAAGATGCTTATGTAAATGCTCAGTAA